A window of [Clostridium] innocuum genomic DNA:
GGCTGTCAGATAAATTTCGGGATTAGGCTTACTTTCATGAAACATCTCACCACTCAGCAGCTCATCAAAGCAGCCAACCAGATCACAGACATTCTCCATCGTCTGAATCTGATGCATGGCCGAGCTGGATGCAACTGCCGTTTTATAGCCGTGCTCTTGCAGCCAGATCAGCGTTTCCTTTACTCCCGGATTCAATACCTCATCATACCCAAATGCATGAAGCTTACAGTAATCATCCAGCTTTTCCTTAAATTTTTCCATCGGCCAGTCCATATGCATGACCCGCATGCTTTCAGTATATGTATACGTATAGGAGCTGCCAACCAGAGAAT
This region includes:
- a CDS encoding HAD family phosphatase translates to MIKAVIFDMDGVLVDSEPKNLEQLRGFYKSYGTEVDDAFMHSLVGSSYTYTYTESMRVMHMDWPMEKFKEKLDDYCKLHAFGYDEVLNPGVKETLIWLQEHGYKTAVASSSAMHQIQTMENVCDLVGCFDELLSGEMFHESKPNPEIYLTAAKKLKVKPEECIAVEDSSYGIAAGNAAGMRVLAYADDRYGVDQSKAYARIHHMQEIKKYLND